The proteins below are encoded in one region of Oncorhynchus tshawytscha isolate Ot180627B linkage group LG04, Otsh_v2.0, whole genome shotgun sequence:
- the coq5 gene encoding 2-methoxy-6-polyprenyl-1,4-benzoquinol methylase, mitochondrial, with amino-acid sequence MAASIRLLARRIVRDAFRTINSSVSVRIVSSSCPSNLSACRCFSDGAADKSTHFGFETVSEGEKAERVYKVFESVAQKYDVMNDAMSLGVHRLWKDMLLHVMNPQPGIRLLDVAGGTGDISFRFLNYVRSQQERVARRTARANQTPSWQEISTSYMTPTEEIEMETEARESRAVVCDINKEMLKVGKQKAESMGVSSGLSWVVGDAEELPFDDDQFDVYTIAFGIRNVTHIDLALQEAVRVLKPGGRFMCLEFSKVTNPLLARLYDAYSFQMIPVLGEVIAGDWKSYQYLVESIRKFPDQETFKQMIEDAGLFSVRYHNLTGGVVALHSGFKL; translated from the exons ATGGCGGCTTCCATTAGGTTGCTCGCTCGGAGAATAGTTCGTGATGCTTTTCGAACTATCAATAGCAGTGTGTCTGTTCGAATAGTCAGTTCAAGTTGCCCTTCAAATCTTTCAGCTTGTCGATGTTTCAGCGATGGTGCCGCGGACAAAAGTACACATTTCGGCTTCGAGACTGTGTCCGaaggagagaaggcagagagag TTTACAAGGTGTTTGAGAGCGTGGCCCAGAAGTACGATGTGATGAATGATGCTATGAGTCTGGGGGTCCACCGGCTCTGGAAGGACATGCTACTCCACGTTATGAACCCCCAGCCAGGCATACGCCTACTGGACGTAGCTGGAGGAACAG GTGACATCTCCTTCAGATTCCTGAACTATGTGAGGTCTCAGCAGGAGCGTGTTGCACGGCGGACTGCCCGGGCCAACCAGACCCCCTCCTGGCAGGAGatctcaaccagctacatgacCCCCACAGAGGAAATAGAGATGGAGACGGAGGCCAGAGAGTCCAGGGCTGTAGTCTGTGACATCAACAAGGAGATGCTAAAAGTGGGCAAACAGAAAGCGGAGAGCATGGGCGTCAGTAGTG GTCTGTCCTGGGTGGTAGGAGATGCAGAGGAACTGCCTTTCGATGATGACCAGTTTGACGTGTACACCATTGCTTTTGGCATCCGTAATGTCACCCACATAGACCTG GCTCTACAGGAGGCTGTACGGGTGCTGAAGCCAGGGGGAAGGTTCATGTGTCTGGAGTTCAGTAAAGTCACCAATCCCCTGCTGGCCAGGCTCTATGATGCCTACAGTTTCCAGATGATCCCAGTGCTGGGGGAGGTGATCGCTGGTGACTGGAAGTCCTATCAGTACCTGGTGGAGAGCATCAGGAAGTTCCCAGACCAG gAGACATTCAAACAAATGATTGAGGATGCAGGGTTATTTTCTGTTCGCTACCACAACCTGACAGGAGGAGTGGTGGCCCTACACTCTGGATTCAAGCTGTGA